The Vicinamibacterales bacterium DNA window CGATCCCGACGTCTCGAACCTGTCCCGCAGCGCGCTCGGCGGGGACGGCGGCGGCGCGATCGCCGTCGCCTCCGGGGTGACGGCGCGGCCCTGGTGGATGTACTTCGTGGTGCTGGCCTTTGCCGCCGCGCTCGTCGAGTGGTGGACGTGGCTGCGGCGGATCACGGTCTGATGGGCGGAATGACCTGGACGGCCCCGACCGCGCTGTGGCTGCTGTTGGCAGTCCCTCTCGTCTGGGCGGCGCACGCGCGGGCGCGGACGAACTTCAACGCGCGCCAGCGGCGGCTGCAGGCGGCGCTGCGCTCGGCGCTGCTGGCGGTGCTCGCCGTGGCGCTGGCCCGTCCGATCGTGTCGAGCCGCTCGTCGCGTGAATCGATCGTCTATGCGGTCGACGTTTCGCACAGCATCGGGACGCCCGCGATCGACGAGGCGGCGAAGCGGATCGACGAGATCGACCGCGCCGTCCACCCCGATCACTCACGGATCGTGGCTTTCGGCGCAACGGCGCGCGCCCTCGACAACACCGCGGCGCTGCGCACGCTGGCGCGCGCCGACCTGGCGGCGGCCGGCAGTCCGGTCGACCGATCCGGCACTGACCTCGAGGCGGCGCTCGACGCGGCGCGCAGCGAGCTGGCGGCGGGCTACGTGCCGCGCATCGTGCTCTTCAGCGACGCCCGCGCGACCGCCGGCGACCTCGACGAAGCGGTCGCCCGCCTCGCCGCGGCGCACGTGCCGGTGTCGGTCGAACCGGCGGCGGTTCGCGAGCTCGGCGACACCTGGATCGACGGGATCGACCTGCCGGCGCGGCTCACCGCCGGCGCGACCATCCCGGTCGCCGTCGCGGTCGGCAGCCAGCGCGACACCGACGCCACGATCGAGCTGCGCGCGGCAGACAAGCGCGTCGGTCAGAAGACCACGCATCTCACGCGCGGCCTGACGCGGGTCACGATCGACGCCACCATCGACGAGCCCGGCCCGGCGACCTTCACGGCGCGCGTCGTCGCGCCGGGCGATCCGCTGGTCGACAACAACCTGTTGGCACGGCCGGTGTGGCTCGATTCGCGGGTGCGGGTGCTCTATGTCGAAGGGAAACCTGACAGCGCGCGATACCTGTCGACTGCCCTCGCGGCCTCGGGCTTCGACGTCACCGTGCACCCGCCCTCGCGGGTTCCGGCGTCGGCCGCGGACCTCGATCCCTACGACGTCGTCGTGCTCAGCGACGTCAGCCGCTCGGCGATCTCCAACGACGCGATGACCGGGCTCGCCGACTGGACCGAGCGGGGCGGCGGCCTGCTCGTCGCCGGCGGCGACGCGGTGTTCGGCGAGAACGGCTATCGCAACACGACGCTCGAGCGCGTCACGCCGGTGACCTTCGAGCGCAAGGACGAGCCGTCGGTCGCGCTGATTCTCGTGCTCGATCGCTCGTGGAGCATGGCGGGGACGTCGATCGATCTGTGCAAGGCGGCGGCGATCGCTGCGCTCGACGTGATGACCAGCGAGCAGTCGCTCGGCGTCCTCACATTCAACGACAAGTTCGACTGGGAGTTCACGCTCCGCAACGTCGGCAAGAATCGTGATCTCATGCGGCAGAAGATCGCGGCGATCGAACCGGCCGGTCGCACCCTCATCTATCCCGCCATAGAGCAGGCGTACCTGGCGCTCAAGAACGTCAAGGCGCGCGCCAAGCACGTCGTGCTGCTCTCCGACGGCCGCACCTATCCCGACGACTACGAAGGGCTGGTCAAGAAGATGACGGACGCCCGCATCACGGTGTCGTCGATCGCGGTCGGGCCGTCGGCCGACGGCGAGCTGCTCGGCGACATCGCCAGGTGGGGCAAGGGGAACATGTATACGGTCGCCGACGCCCACGAACTGCCGCAGATCTTCGTGAAGGAAGCGAAGAACGCCGCGACGCCGTCTTTCGAGGAGAAGACGATCAAGGCGATCGTGAAACGCCCCTCCTTCCTGCAGGACGTGGACACGGCACACCTGCCGCCGCTGCGCGGCCTGACGTCGACGGTGATGAAGGAAGCCGCGACCGAGGTGATCGCGACTCCCGAAGACGACCCGATCCTCGCCTTCTGGCCGGTCGGCCTCGGCCGCGCCGCGGTATTCGCATCGGACGTCAAGGACAGGTGGGGGGCCGACTGGGTGAAGTGGAAGGGCTACGGCCCATTCTTCTCGGCCCTCGTGCACGCGATCGAACGGCAGCGGCCGGCGCCGCTCGCCCTCGGCCTCGAGGCCGGCCCGATCCGCGGCGGCGCGCGGGCAGTGACGCTGACGGTTGAGGCCCGCGACGCGGCCGGCGAGTACCGGAATCTGCTGCGGCCCGTGCTGCGCGTGTCGAACGACGCCGGTTCGCGCAACGTCACGGCGCGCCAGGTCGCACCGGGCCGCTACGAAGCGACCATCGTGACCGACGCCAGCCGTCCGCTCGTGGCCACCGTGACCGACGCCGGCACGACCGACGCGGTCAAGCCGTCGCGCACGCTCGCGCCGGACCCCGCGGCAGAGTACCGCTTCTCGGCTCCCGACGAGCACCTGCTGCGCGCCATCGCCACCGCGACCGGCGGCACCTGGCGCCCCGACCCGGCGTCGCTCGCGGCGAAGCCCGGCGAACGCAGTAGCGAGCGCCGTCCACTCTGGCCCGCCCTGGTCGCGCTCGCGCTCGTCCTCTGGTTCGTTGACCTGACGTTCCGCCGGATCCGCGTCTTCGAATAGCAGCTTCCGCCGCATTGGCCGCGCGACCGGGTCATGGATGTCCGCTCCGGGATTTCGTAACTCCCCCGTCATTCCGGACGGTCTGGCGCTGCACCCGGAGCGCATCTCCGACGCTGACAACGACATAGCGAGGGCACAGTTGATGCTGTACCTGCACGGATGCTCGAGCGCCCCCGCGCCACCTCCGACATCACCCACACGACGCTCTCGGTGCTGTTCCTGGTCCTGCTTCTCATGGGCAGTTACCTGGTCCTGCGGCCGTTCCTCACGGCATTCCTCTGGGCGACGATCGTCAGCGTGGCGGTCTGGCCGGCGCTGCTGCGGCTGGAAGCGGCGCTCGGGCGGCGGCGCAAGCTCGCCGTCGCGATCGTCACGGCGGTGATCCTGCTCGCCGTGTTCATCCCCGTCACCCTGGCGCTCATCACCATCGTGCGCCACGCCCAGCGGATCACCGGGGACATCGGCTCGTTCCAGACGCTCCCGGTGCCTTCGCCACCGTCCTGGGTTGCCACCGTGCCTATCGTGGGCGGGAGGCTCGCCGACGAGTGGCGGCGTTTCGCGGCGCTGGCGCCAGCCGATCGGACGGCGGTCTTAGGCCCCTATGTGCAGCGGGCGCTGCAGTGGTTCGCCGCCACGGCCGGCAGCATCGGCGCGATGCTCCTGCAGCTGCTGCTGACGGCGATCATCTCCGGGCTGGTGCTCGCCAACGGCGAGACCGTGCGCGACGGCATTCTGCGGTTCGCGCGGCGGCTGGCCGGGCAGCAGGGGCAGGCCGCGGCGGAGCTTGCCGCGCGCGCGATCCGGGGCGTCGTGCTCGGCGTAGTCGGCACCGCCCTGATCCAGACCGCCATCGGCGGCGCCGGCCTGCTGATCGCCGGCATTCCCGCCGCGGGACTGCTTGCGGCCGTCATGCTGTTCATGTGCCTCGCGCAGCTCGGCCCGATTCCGCTCCTCGTGCCGGTGGTCGCCTGGCTGTACTGGTCCGGCCAGTCGGGCGCGGGGACGACGCTGCTCGTGTTCTCGATCGTGGCGGGCACGATCGACAACGTCCTGCGGCCGATGCTGATCCGCCGCGGCGCGAATCTGCCGCTCGTCATCATCTTTGCCGGCGTCATCGGCGGCCTGCTCGCCTTCGGCATCGTCGGTCTGTTCATCGGACCGGTCGTCCTCGGCGTGACCTACACGCTGCTCGCCTCCTGGACGCAGAGTGCCGAGTCGGAGGAAGTCCCGGCGTAACGCGCCGGCCCTTTCCACCGGCGCCGCGTTTCCTGTATCGTGTGCGGCGTCATGACCAAGCGGCTCGTCACGGTACTGGTCGTCTGCGCGGGGATGACCGCGGCGGCGGCGGATTTTCTCTCGGAAGGCGTCGACAATGCGCGAACCGGGTGGGTGCAGAACGAGAAGGTGTTCACCCCCGCGAACGTCGGCAGCTCGACGCTGCTCTGGAAGCTGAAACTCGACAGCACGCCGCGTGCGATGCACAACCTGTTCGCGCCGCTGATCGCCGAAAAGGTCACGACGCCGCAGGGCCCGAAGGAGATCGGCGTCGTCGCGGGAGTCAGCGACGATCTGTTCGGCATCGACGTGGTCAGCGGCCAGCAACTGTGGCACGTCCACTTCGACGGCGGCCCGAATCCGCCGCCCCCGTCGTTCGACGCCCTCTGCCCGGCCGGTCAGACGGCCGTGCCGACCATGGCTGTGCGCGCGCCCGGCGACTACACCATCTACGCGGTCTCATGGGATGGGCGGCTGCGGCAGATCAACGCCGCCGACGGCAAGGACGTGGCGCCGCCCGACAAATTCGTTCCGGGGGGCGGCAAGCCCTACGCGCTGAATCTCTACAAGGGGGTCGTCTACACCGCCACCGCGCAGGGATGCGGTGGGTTGACGAACGCGTTCTACGCCTTCGATCTCGCCACGCGCCGCGCTTCCGCGTTCATTCCCGCCGGCGGCGGTCTGTGGGGACGGCGGGGCGCGTCGATCGCCAGTGACGGCACCGTCTACCTCGGCACGGGCGACGGGCAGTTCGATCCGGGCACCCGCCGTCTCGGCAACGCCATCGTTGCCGTGAAGCTCGACGACGCCAAGCAGCTGCAGCTTGCGGACTTCTTCGGCGCGCCCAACGCCAACTGGCTCTGGCGCCGCGACCTCGACGTCAACACCACGCCGGTGCTCTTCGACTACAAGAACCGCAAGTTCCTCGTCGGCACGAGCAAGGCCTGCCAGCTCTGGCTGCTGGATCGCGACAGCTTCGGCGGTGAGGACCACCGGACCACACTCGACACGACGCCGCTCATCTGCAACGACGCGCAAGCCTTCGACGGCCGCGGCATCTGGGGCGCGCTGAGCGCCTGGCGCGACACCGCAGGCACGCAGTGGGTGCTGGCGCCGTTCTGGGGGCCGGTGAGCGCGGCGTTCAAGGCGCCAATCGAGTACGGCCGACCGAAAGGCGGCGGCGTGGCGGCGTTCAAGGTGCAGCAGAACGGCAGCACGTGGAAGCTCGCACCGGCCTGGCTGTCGCGCGACATGGACCTCGCCGAGGAGGCGGTCATCGCCAACGGCGTCGTCTTCGCCTACGCTGCCGGCGAGGACGCAACCCAGGTCGTTCCTGACGTGGCCTGGAACGAGCCCGGCGGGGCCAAGTACGGCGGCGGCCTCAACTCCGGCCCGCAACGGCGCGTGCCCGGCGGCCGGCACGCCGTGCTCTACGCGCTCGATGGACAGACCGGCAAGGAGCTCTGGTCGAGCGGCGCGCAGATCGAGTCGTGGAACCACTTCAGCGGTCTGACCGTCGCGAACGGACGCGCCTATGTCGGGACGTACGACGGCACCCTCTACTGCTTCGGGGTGAAACGGTAGACGGGAGACGGAAGCTGGCAGCGAGCAACCAAATGCTGAAAATGAATCGAGCAATCGCGGGGGCAACAGTGTTCGGATTCGCTGCGCTGTTCGGTGCGACACGCGCGCAGGTCGGACGCGGCGGATCGGAATGGCTCACCGCCGGCGGCGATGCGCAGCGCACCTCGTGGATTCGCACCGACGCGAAGATCTCGCTCGACACGATGTCGAAGCCGGGCTTCGAGCTGCAGTGGAAGGCCCGCCTCGACAACGCGGCGCGGAGGGCGCAGGGAATCGGTCAGGGCGTGAGCGCCAACGGCGTCACGCTGTTCATCCCGATGACGGTCGTGGCCGGCAGCTCCAACAACGTTTACGCACTCGACAACGACACCGGCTACGTCGTCTGGCAGCGCCACTTCGACGTCCCGATCCCGGCGCCGACTGCGGCGTGTGCCGGCGGAATGACCTCGGCACCGACGCGTGTCGTCGGTCTGACGCCGCCGCCGATCGCGCCACCGCCTGGCGGCGGCCGCGCCGCGCAGTCGTATCGGAGCGTGATCGGCCAGCCTGGCGAAGGGGCGCCGGTCGAGGTCCGCGGCGGAGCGGGGGCTGGTGCGCGTGGTGCCCGGGGGGCGCCCGTTGCGCCGGCGGCGGGGGCGCCGGCGGCGGGGGCGCCGGCGGCGGGGGCACCGGCGGCGGGGGCACCGGCGGCGGGCGCGCCACCGGCTGCGCCGCCGCAACGCGCCAATAATCCGACGCCGCCGCTGGCGGCCATTCCTGGCGCGAAGCCTGAGGAACTGGGCGGGGGCCGCGGCGGTCTGGGCCGCGCGTCCGGGGTTGTCTACACCATCGCGAGCGACGGCGTGCTGCACGTCATGGGGCTGCCGTCCGGCAAGGACATCCAGAAGCCGGCCGAGTTCGTGCCGGCCAACGCGCGCTGGTCCGACGCGATCGCCGTGGACACCACGCTCTACACCGCGACGCTCGCGGGGTGCGGCAATACGCCGAACGCCGTCTGGGCTATCGACCTCCAGAGCGAGGGCAAGCCGGTCGTCTCGTGGAAGAGCGGCGGATCCATCGTCGGGACGCTCGCCTTTACGACCGGCGGCACCGTCATCGCCGCGGTCGGACCCGGCGCCGGCGCCGACGGCAAGCCCAACGCGATCGTCGCGCTCGACCCGAAGACTCTGCAGGTCAAGGACTGGTTCAGCGTCCCGTCGACTGAATTCGCGACCGGCCCGACCATCGTGCGCGGCAGCGACGGAGAACGCGAACTCGTCGCCGCGGCCACCAAGGACGGCAGGCTCGTGGTCCTCGACGCGGCATCGCTCGGCGGCGCCGACCACGCCACCCCGCTCGCCTCGTCCGCGGTCGGCGGCTCGATCGCGCCGGGTGAGTCGCTGGCAAACTGGCGCGAGATGAGGATCGCGCCCGCCACGGACACAGTCCCCCCAGGGCCCGCGGCACCGCCTATCGTCACTTACGGCACGCGCTGGATCCTGGCGCCGCTCGCCAACGCCGTCGCTGCCTTCAGAGTGGGCGAGCGCGCCGGCACGCTCGTGCTCGAACGAGGCTGGAGTGCGGACGCCCTGGCCTCCCCCGCCACGCCGGTCATCGTCAATGGCGTCGCGTTCGCGCTCGCCAGCGGACGCGCGGCCAGCGGCAGCGGTGCGCCGGCCGTCCTGCATGCGTTCGACGCGGCGTCGGGCAAATCCCTCTGGACGAGCGGCACGTCGATGACGTCGGCCGCCGCGCCGGGCAGTTTCTGGAGCTCGTTCGGGCAGGTCTACGTCGGCGCCGCCGACGGCACGCTCTACGCCTTCGGATTCCTCGACGAGCGACGGTGACTCTTTCGCGGCGCTGCTGAGTCGCAAACGTGATTCCTGCGACCCGCCGGGGCAGAGCGTACCTCACAAATACCGATTGCAATCGCCGGCGAGCGAGCCACGCGAACGGAGCGCGCCGGCGACGCGGCGCGCGAGAGCGGGTGTAGGGGAGTCCGAGGGCGACGCCCCTCGGATGAAACTAGAAGCAGACGAGCCGATCGCGCTTGTCGTCAATTTTTTTGAACGGCAGGCCGTCGACCTTTTTCAAATCGTCGAGGGCCTTGCACGGCGTCTTCTTCCGGTATTCGATCCAGATCGCCGCCTCCTTGCGCAGGAGCCCGCCGACCGCCTCGAGATCGATCGCGCTGGCGGTATTCAGGTTGATCGGCTTGGGTGCCTCTCCCTTGAAGTTCTCGGACAGGTAGTCGGTGACCTGCGCCATCTCCGCCTCGGTCGCGAAGGCGCTCGCGCCGAGACCTTTCATCTTCTCGATGACGCCCTCCCACCCGTCGCGCGTCAACCGCAGCGACGCGGCGCGGTTCGGCTCGTGGCACTGTCCGCATACGCGGATCACGGTGTCTCGCGCGGCCCCGTCGGGAAGAGCCGCCCGATAGACCGCCAGCTCTTCGGGCGTAAAGGCGCGCCCCTGAGACGGCGCGGCCTGCCGGAGCGACGCGGCGACTCCGATCGCCACGCAGCCGATCAGCACGAGACGTGTCATCGTCTCTTCAGATTACACCGCCTGCCGGCGCAGGAAAGCCAGCCCGTCGATGGCGATCGCGTCGGGCGTCGGCGCAAGATCGCGCCAGATGGCGGCGGCTGCCGAGATCTCTCCCAGCGCGGAGCCAAAGCTCTCGATCGTCAGCCAGCCGTCGTAGCCGATTGCGGCGAGCGTATCGAAGCATTCGCGCCACGCCACGTGGCCGGAGCCAGGGATGCCGCGATCGTTTTCGCACGTGTGGACATGCTTGAGGTGGCGGCCCGCGGCGCGCAGCGCGCCGCCGAGGCTCTTCTCTTCGATGTTGGCGTGAAATGTATCGATCAGCAGTCCGACCGACGGGTGACCGACCGCGTCGCAGAACGCCGCACCGTCTTCGGCGGTGTTCAGGAAGTACGTTTCGAACCGGTTCAGCGGCTCGAGACCGATCGTCACCCCGGCCGCGGCGGCGTGAGGGGCGAGACGCTGCCAGCCGTCGACGGCCCGCCTCCACTCGTCGTCGCTGCGACGGCGGCCGGGGAGATAGCCGACTGCCGAATACAGCGGCCCCGACAGGAGCCCGATGCCCGCCTCCGCCGCGCGATCGATCACCGCACGCACGTGCGCCTCGCTTTGGTCGCGAATGGCCCGATCCTCGTCGCCGAGTCCGCCGCGTGCCGGCACGATCGAAACCGCCGTGCAGGCCAGGCCGAGGCGCTCGACGGCGCGCCGTACTTCGACGGCGGGGAACGACGCCGGATCGAAGATCGGGACTTCGACGCCGTCGAAGCCCGCGTCCTTCAGACCGGCGAACCGATCGAGCTCCGCCGCTCCGACGCTGCCGCTCCACAGCAGCGTGTTGATGCCGAACTTCATGCGCGGCAGTCTACCGCGCCATCGCCTGCGTTACACTGCGGCGCACCGGGTGATCCTCGTGTCCAAACTCATGCGGCTGGCGTCGACGGGGAGTGCCGTGGTGCTCTGGGGAGCGGCCATGCTTGCCTCGTCGCCGCGCGCGGGCATGCCGCAGGCCAGTCCGGCGGGACGCATCGATTTCGAGACCGCGGTACGTCCGATCCTCGCCAAGAACTGCCTCGAGTGCCACGATCAGCAGAAGCGCAAAGGCGGCCTCTCGCTCGCCAGTTACGGCGACCTGCTCGACGGCGGCAAGGATGGGTCGATCGTGCGCCCGGGCAACGGTGCCGGCAGTCTGCTGATTCGGCGGCTCCTCGGCCAGGTCGACGAGCAGATGCCGAAAGATGCGGATCCGCTGGCGGCGGCGCAGATCGCGGTCGTGCAGCGCTGGATCGACGAAGGGGCGCGGCTGACACCCAGCGCGGCGCCGGCTCCGCCCCCGTGGGAGGCACCCCTCGAGCTCGCGCCGCCGGCGGTTCCCGCCGTGTCGCCGCCGGGTTGGACCTCGCCGATCGATCGACTGGCTGCCGCCTACTTCCAGGATCACGGCGTGGTGGCCCCGCCGCCGGTCAGCGACGCGCAGTTCGCGCGGCGCGTCTATCTCGACGTCTGGGGGCTGCTGCCGCCGCCCGACGCGCTGGCGGCGTTCGTCGCCGACACCTCACCCGCCAAGCGCGAGGCGCTCGTCGCGCGGCTGCTCGCCGACAACGATCTGTACGCCGATCACTGGATGTCATTTTGGAACGATCTGTTGCGCAACGAGGACGGCTACAGCTACTTCTCGGAGCAGAACGGGCGCAAGAGCATCACGACGTGGCTGCGGGGCGCGCTGCGGTCGAACCTGCCCTACGACCGCTTCGTCCGCGATCTGCTCGACCCGCCGGCGGATGGCGGACCGGAAGGGTTCCTGATCGGCGTCAACTGGCGCGGCGAGACCAGCGCCGCGGTGACGCCGTGGATGCAGGCGTCGCAGAACACCGCGCAAGTCTTCCTCGGCATCAACCTGAAGTGCAATTCGTGCCACAACAGTTTCATCAGCCAGTGGAAGCTGAAGGACGCCTACGGGCTGGCGGCCTACTTCTCCCCTACTCCCAGCCTGCAGCTCTATCGCTGCGACGTGGCGCAGAACCAGTTCGCCGAACCGGCGTTCCTGTATCCGCAGCTCGCGCGCGCGCCGGCGTCCGCCTCGCTCGCCGATCGCCGTGCCGCGGCCGCCGCGACCTTTACCGATCCGCGCAACGGCCGGCTGGCGCGCACCCTCGTCAACCGCCTGTGGCAGCGTCTCCTCGGCCGCGGCCTCGTTCTCAACGTCGACGAGATGGACGGCCGTCCGTGGAGTCCAGAGCTGCTCGATTGGCTGGCGGCCGACTTCGTCGACCACGGCTACGACGTGAAGCACCTGATTGCCACGATTCTCGGCTCGCGCCCGTATCAACTGCCGGCGGTGTCGCGTCCCGTGGACGCGCCGGCCGTCGGCTTCGTCTTCACGGGGCCGGAACTGCGGCGACTGAGCGCGGAGCAGTTCGCCGACGCGATCGGCGAAATCACCGGCGAGTGGAGCCTGCTCGCTGGCGGCGGCGGCGACGGAAAAGGCACGGCGTCCGACTCGCCGACCTCGGGTACCTACGTCCGCGAGTACCGCGCCTCTTCGACGCAGTTGACGCGCGCGCTCGGGCGTCCGATTCGTGACCAGGTGACCTCCGTCCGCGCCACCGATTTCACGACGCTGCAGGCACTGGAACTGGTGAACGGAGAACTACTGACGCGCTGGCTGATGCGCGGCGCGCGCCGGATGACCGGCCAGCTGCCGCCCGAGCCGCGCAGCCGGTTCACCGGCACCACCGGCGGCCGCTATGCGAGCGCCCGGGCCTTCGATGCCGACGTCTCGGGTGCCGCGACGCTCTGGCTGGTCGTCGCCGACACAGGATCGAACGCCCCCGAGCGCGTGCTGCCGGAATTCGTCGACGCGGAGTTCGTCGGGTCCGACGGCACGACGGTACCGTTGGCGGCGTTGACGCCGGTGGACGGCTCCGGGCTGCGCGCCGGCGGCCCGGTGCGGTCCGGCCGCGTCGCCGTGAAGAACGGCTCGCGTCTGATTTACAACATCGCCGGCCGCGGCTTGACGCGGTTCCGCGGCAACTTCGGCCTCGAGAACGACCGCGCCGAGATCGGATCGACGCTCAATCCATCGGTGCGCTTCTTCGTCTTCGACGCCGAGCCGAACATGCAGCGGCTGCTGCCGCCCGCATCGGGCACGCCGCTGCCCGCGCCGCCGCCCGTGACGACGATCCGGGCGGTCGTCGATCGGATCTTCCACGCCGCGCTCGGCCGGGCGCCGTCGCCGCAGGAGCGCGGCGCCGCCGAAGCCGCCATCGCCGATCCGACGCGCCCCGCGGTGCCGTCAGCCGATGCCGTCGCGGATTTGCTCTGGGCCGTGCTGATGACACCCGAGTTCCAGTTGATCTTCTGAGGGCCAGATGACCAGCGACGAGCGCCACATCCATTCGTGTCTGACGCGCCGCGGTTTCATCGGCGTCACCGCGGCGGCCACGCTCGCCTCGCTCGTCGGTGGCGAAGCGGAGCGCCTCGACGCCGCACCGCGGCAGGACACGCCGAAGCGGCGCGCGACAGCCGACGCCGTGATCGTGCTGTGGATGGCGGGCGGCATGGCCAGCACCGAAACGTTCGATCCCAAGCGCTACACGCCGTACTCGCCCGGCGTGCCGATCAAGGACGTGCTGAGCACGTTTCCGTCGATCGACACCGCCGTCGATCACATCAAGTTCTCGCAAGGGCTCGAGAACCTCGCGCGCGTCATCGACAAGGGATCGGTGATCCGGTCGTTCGTCGCCGCCGATCTCGGCTTCATCCTGCACGCGAGGCACCAGTACCACTGGCACACCGGCTACGTGCCGCCGCAGCCGATGGCCGTGCCGCACATCGGCGCGGTCATCGGGAGGACGCTCGGACCCAAGGCCCCGGACATGCCGCCGTTCGTCGCCATCGGCCAGACGGTCGAGGGCAGCGGCGAGATCGCGACGCTCAAGGCCTTCCATACCGCCGGCTTCCTTGGCACCGACTACGGTCCCTTCCTGATCGTGGACCCGCAGGACGCGGCGTCCGCGGTGCGGCCGCCGAAAGAGCTCGGCGCCGGACGGTTCCGGAGCCGGCGCCAGTTGTTCGAACAGCTCCTGGCGCGGGAACCGGTCTATCAATACGGCGGCGCCTTCCAGCGCGAGGCGCTGGTGCGATCCCTCGACGCGGCCGATCGCCTGTTGCGCTCGCCGTCGGCGAAGGCCTTCGACCTGTCGCTCGAGCCGACACCGTCGTTCGACGCCTACAATACCGGCCGCTTCGGCCAGGGCTGCCTGCTCGCCCGGCGCCTGATCGAAGGCGGTGCGCGCTACGTCGAGGTGACGTCGGAGTACATCCCGTTCGTCTACTGGGACACGCACGAGAACGGGCACCAGCGCGCCGCCGACATGAAACAGCTGATCGACGCCCCCGTCGCGCAGTTGATCCACGACCTCGACGAGCGCGGGCTGCTCGATCGCACGCTCGTCGTGCTGGCCAGCGAGTTCAGCCGTGACGCCGTCACCGAGGGCAAGCTGGGCAAGGAAGTGAAGGACCAGGCGATCAACATCCCCGACGTGATGCAGGAACCGCGGCACTACGGCATGCACCGCCACTTCACCGCCGCCGGCTCGGTGCTGATGTTCGGCGGCGGCGTGAAAAAGGGATTCGTCTACGGCAAGACCGCCGACCAACGGCCGTGCACCACCATCGAAAACCCCATGCCGGTCGAGAACCTGCACGCGACCATCTACCACGCCCTCGGCATTCCGCCGGATCTCGCCTACGTCGCCGAGAAGCGGCCGGTCTACGTCACCAGGGACGGCAAGGGACAACCCGCGACGGAGCTGTTCGCATGAGAACCACACGCCGGGGCTTCCTCGCCTCCGCCATCGCCACGCCGGCGATCGGCCCGATCCTGCTCGGCCTGTCGGACAAGGCAGGCCGAGCACGACCCGTGCTCGGCAGCGGCGACTTCCGCTACGAGGCGATCCACGACTGGGGCGAGCTGCC harbors:
- a CDS encoding DUF1549 domain-containing protein, yielding MSKLMRLASTGSAVVLWGAAMLASSPRAGMPQASPAGRIDFETAVRPILAKNCLECHDQQKRKGGLSLASYGDLLDGGKDGSIVRPGNGAGSLLIRRLLGQVDEQMPKDADPLAAAQIAVVQRWIDEGARLTPSAAPAPPPWEAPLELAPPAVPAVSPPGWTSPIDRLAAAYFQDHGVVAPPPVSDAQFARRVYLDVWGLLPPPDALAAFVADTSPAKREALVARLLADNDLYADHWMSFWNDLLRNEDGYSYFSEQNGRKSITTWLRGALRSNLPYDRFVRDLLDPPADGGPEGFLIGVNWRGETSAAVTPWMQASQNTAQVFLGINLKCNSCHNSFISQWKLKDAYGLAAYFSPTPSLQLYRCDVAQNQFAEPAFLYPQLARAPASASLADRRAAAAATFTDPRNGRLARTLVNRLWQRLLGRGLVLNVDEMDGRPWSPELLDWLAADFVDHGYDVKHLIATILGSRPYQLPAVSRPVDAPAVGFVFTGPELRRLSAEQFADAIGEITGEWSLLAGGGGDGKGTASDSPTSGTYVREYRASSTQLTRALGRPIRDQVTSVRATDFTTLQALELVNGELLTRWLMRGARRMTGQLPPEPRSRFTGTTGGRYASARAFDADVSGAATLWLVVADTGSNAPERVLPEFVDAEFVGSDGTTVPLAALTPVDGSGLRAGGPVRSGRVAVKNGSRLIYNIAGRGLTRFRGNFGLENDRAEIGSTLNPSVRFFVFDAEPNMQRLLPPASGTPLPAPPPVTTIRAVVDRIFHAALGRAPSPQERGAAEAAIADPTRPAVPSADAVADLLWAVLMTPEFQLIF
- a CDS encoding DUF1501 domain-containing protein, with amino-acid sequence MTSDERHIHSCLTRRGFIGVTAAATLASLVGGEAERLDAAPRQDTPKRRATADAVIVLWMAGGMASTETFDPKRYTPYSPGVPIKDVLSTFPSIDTAVDHIKFSQGLENLARVIDKGSVIRSFVAADLGFILHARHQYHWHTGYVPPQPMAVPHIGAVIGRTLGPKAPDMPPFVAIGQTVEGSGEIATLKAFHTAGFLGTDYGPFLIVDPQDAASAVRPPKELGAGRFRSRRQLFEQLLAREPVYQYGGAFQREALVRSLDAADRLLRSPSAKAFDLSLEPTPSFDAYNTGRFGQGCLLARRLIEGGARYVEVTSEYIPFVYWDTHENGHQRAADMKQLIDAPVAQLIHDLDERGLLDRTLVVLASEFSRDAVTEGKLGKEVKDQAINIPDVMQEPRHYGMHRHFTAAGSVLMFGGGVKKGFVYGKTADQRPCTTIENPMPVENLHATIYHALGIPPDLAYVAEKRPVYVTRDGKGQPATELFA